One Gloeobacter morelensis MG652769 DNA window includes the following coding sequences:
- a CDS encoding Uma2 family endonuclease yields MVVSTEPVVYPDSDGLPMSDNTEQFRWIVYIKEGLEWLFVDAPDVFVAGDLLWYPLEGDNKTRQAPDALVVFGRPKGKRGSYRQWHEAGVPPQVLFEVLSPGNNVREMTRKFAFYQRHGVEEYYIYDPEAGALDGYRRRGEVLEGIESMAGWVSPRLGVRFDVDVEGQLQMWRPDGTPFESYVEIAARAEQAEQRAEQAEQRAEQAEQRAEQAEQRAEQERLKAERLAEKLRELGIEPPA; encoded by the coding sequence ATGGTTGTCTCCACAGAACCGGTTGTCTACCCCGACTCCGATGGCCTGCCCATGTCCGACAACACCGAGCAGTTTCGCTGGATCGTCTACATCAAAGAAGGTCTGGAATGGTTGTTCGTGGACGCCCCCGACGTCTTCGTAGCCGGGGATTTGCTATGGTACCCGCTGGAAGGAGACAACAAGACCCGGCAGGCTCCCGACGCTCTGGTGGTTTTCGGCCGACCCAAGGGCAAGCGCGGCAGCTACCGGCAGTGGCACGAAGCGGGTGTTCCCCCGCAGGTGCTCTTCGAGGTGCTCTCACCCGGCAACAATGTCCGGGAGATGACGCGCAAGTTCGCCTTCTACCAGCGCCATGGCGTCGAGGAGTATTACATTTATGATCCCGAAGCGGGTGCCCTCGACGGCTATCGACGTCGGGGCGAGGTGCTGGAGGGCATCGAGTCGATGGCAGGGTGGGTGAGCCCTCGGTTGGGGGTGCGCTTCGATGTGGATGTCGAGGGCCAGTTGCAGATGTGGCGCCCGGACGGCACGCCATTTGAAAGTTATGTAGAAATCGCTGCGCGCGCCGAGCAGGCCGAACAACGCGCCGAGCAGGCCGAGCAAAGAGCGGAGCAGGCCGAACAGCGCGCCGAGCAGGCCGAGCAAAGAGCGGAGCAGGAGCGATTAAAAGCCGAGAGGCTTGCCGAAAAATTGCGGGAACTGGGAATCGAGCCTCCGGCATAG
- a CDS encoding c-type cytochrome — protein sequence MKQLVGGLLLSVVGIVFAVSSLQAAADLAQGEKVFKANCAMCHAGGRNTVNPAKSLKIEDLKKYKMDTAAAISAQLYNGKGAMPAFGKNGKLKQDQIDSVTAYVLDQANKGWKK from the coding sequence ATGAAACAACTTGTCGGCGGTTTATTGTTGAGCGTTGTGGGTATTGTCTTTGCCGTATCATCGCTGCAAGCCGCAGCCGATCTCGCCCAGGGGGAGAAAGTATTCAAGGCCAATTGCGCCATGTGCCATGCGGGGGGACGCAACACGGTCAACCCGGCCAAATCCTTGAAGATCGAAGATCTCAAGAAGTACAAGATGGACACGGCCGCTGCCATTTCGGCACAGCTTTACAACGGTAAGGGTGCCATGCCTGCGTTCGGAAAAAATGGAAAGTTAAAGCAGGATCAAATTGATAGTGTCACCGCCTACGTGCTCGATCAGGCGAACAAAGGCTGGAAAAAGTAG
- a CDS encoding superoxide dismutase family protein — protein sequence MSKHLSALGAVGWLLAAPALAGEQPAAVSEIKDLSGQVVGTASFHQQPEGVLVNIQVQGLQPGKHAMHIHAVGKCEPPTFKSAGPHLGDAKMASAPGILHNHGAKGTTAASSMNHAHSAGPTASAMPHNHGAMHAAMAGDLPDLVVGSDGSGKAEILNAEVRLTPGRNFLLQSEGTALLIHDVADPNQRIACGVISKAPNSSPKAQVNP from the coding sequence ATGAGTAAGCATCTATCCGCCCTGGGGGCCGTGGGGTGGTTGCTGGCCGCACCGGCTCTGGCCGGCGAGCAGCCGGCGGCCGTCTCCGAAATCAAAGATCTGAGTGGACAGGTGGTAGGCACAGCCAGTTTCCACCAGCAACCGGAGGGCGTCCTGGTCAATATCCAGGTGCAGGGACTGCAGCCGGGCAAGCACGCCATGCACATCCACGCCGTCGGCAAGTGCGAACCGCCCACTTTCAAGTCCGCTGGTCCCCACCTGGGCGATGCGAAGATGGCGTCGGCCCCCGGCATACTCCACAACCACGGTGCAAAAGGCACCACCGCCGCATCGAGTATGAATCACGCTCACAGTGCCGGACCGACGGCTTCGGCCATGCCCCATAACCATGGAGCCATGCACGCCGCGATGGCCGGGGATCTGCCGGATCTGGTCGTCGGCAGCGACGGCAGCGGCAAAGCCGAAATTCTGAATGCCGAGGTGCGCCTCACCCCCGGCCGCAACTTTTTGTTGCAAAGTGAAGGAACGGCGCTGCTGATTCACGATGTCGCCGACCCCAATCAGCGCATCGCCTGCGGTGTTATTTCGAAGGCGCCGAACTCCTCCCCCAAAGCCCAGGTGAACCCGTGA
- a CDS encoding protoglobin domain-containing protein — translation METAIAGYTYGSDAVARSPLSAEEFDLLKKTVLFGAEDERYLRLAGEVLADQIEAVLDVWYGFVGSHPHLAIYFSSPEGVLDTEYLTRVRARFHQWILDTCNRPYDTDWLNYQQEIGLRHTRAKKNLTDHVRSVPYIGMRYMIAFIYPITATVKPFLANKGHSAEEVEKMHQAWFKSIVLQVTLWCLPYVEPANF, via the coding sequence ATGGAGACTGCGATTGCGGGTTACACCTATGGCAGTGACGCTGTCGCCCGCTCACCGCTCAGTGCAGAAGAGTTCGATTTGCTCAAGAAAACGGTCTTGTTCGGTGCAGAGGACGAGCGTTACCTGCGCCTGGCAGGGGAGGTGCTGGCGGATCAAATCGAAGCGGTGCTCGATGTCTGGTATGGGTTTGTAGGTTCCCACCCCCACCTGGCCATCTACTTCAGCAGCCCGGAGGGCGTGCTCGATACCGAGTATCTGACCAGGGTGCGAGCCCGTTTCCATCAGTGGATTCTCGATACCTGCAACCGGCCCTACGACACCGATTGGCTCAACTACCAGCAAGAAATCGGCCTGCGGCACACCCGGGCAAAAAAGAACCTCACCGACCATGTCCGGTCGGTCCCCTACATCGGCATGCGCTACATGATCGCCTTCATCTATCCGATTACCGCCACGGTCAAGCCCTTTCTGGCCAATAAGGGCCACAGCGCCGAGGAGGTCGAAAAGATGCACCAGGCATGGTTCAAGTCCATCGTGCTGCAGGTGACGCTCTGGTGCCTGCCCTACGTCGAGCCGGCCAACTTCTAA
- a CDS encoding universal stress protein → MQKILAAFDSSETGSAVFGEALDLARATGAHLLLLHVLSSDEEGSPSLPITFASQLYPSLDDEPLKQYLDHWKAFERRGLELLNERQVQAEAQGVSVDIHQASGNPGRKICDLARAQQVDLIVLGRRGRSTLSEVLLGSVSHYVLHHAPCSVYVVHRKARARAAAAETAHNATN, encoded by the coding sequence ATGCAAAAAATCCTGGCTGCCTTCGATTCGAGCGAGACGGGTTCCGCCGTCTTTGGCGAGGCGCTCGATTTGGCCCGCGCCACCGGCGCCCACCTCCTGCTGCTGCACGTGCTCTCAAGCGACGAAGAAGGCAGCCCCTCGCTGCCCATCACCTTCGCTTCCCAGCTGTACCCGTCGCTGGACGACGAGCCGCTCAAGCAGTATCTGGACCATTGGAAAGCCTTCGAGCGGCGCGGTCTGGAGCTGCTCAACGAACGGCAGGTGCAGGCGGAAGCCCAGGGGGTGAGCGTCGATATTCACCAGGCCTCCGGCAATCCGGGCCGCAAAATCTGCGATCTCGCCCGCGCCCAGCAGGTGGATCTGATCGTCCTCGGCCGCCGGGGTCGCTCCACCCTCAGCGAAGTGCTGCTCGGTTCGGTCAGCCACTACGTGCTCCACCACGCCCCTTGCTCGGTCTATGTCGTCCACCGCAAAGCCCGCGCCCGCGCCGCCGCCGCCGAAACGGCCCACAACGCAACGAATTAA
- the ppsA gene encoding phosphoenolpyruvate synthase, whose product MLQVERHDSQRRLPRDRALVLRLGEVGLADIDKVGGKNASLGEMLRQLSAEGIRVPEGFATTAFAYREFIAHNGLEARLRDLFSGLDTEDIEQLRRVGEQARALVLASALPERLQEHIRAGYRELCGRYGADTDVAVRSSATAEDLPEASFAGQQETYLGVQGEEAVLAACKRCYASLFTDRAISYRQLMEFDHFEVALSVCIQKMVRSDLAGAGVMFSIDPETGFANVVHIAAGWGLGELVVQGAVNPDEYVIFKPTLERGFFPILAKRPGSKERKLVYGETGPITVETSPAERSSFVLEEAEILELSRWAVLIERHYSRVRGVNTPMDIEWAKDGRTGELFIVQARPETVQSHKSAQTLVHWHLKGTAPVLATGRAVGEGVGQGRARVIRDPSQLEAFEKGEVLVTDRTDPDWEPIMKKAGAIVTNQGGRTCHAAIIARELGIPAIVGTGEATRRIAGGDLVTVACCEGEEGRVYAGAVPCERTEVAIDALPRPRTRILLNVGNPAEAFRLAAIPNDGVGLARLEFIIANHIQVHPLALLHFEQLPEGDEKTRLAALTEGYGERAEYFVEHLARGVATIAAAFYPQPVIVRLSDFKSNEYANLLGGRHFEPLEENPMLGWRGASRYYDERYRAAFALECRALKRVRDQMGFTNVVVMVPFCRTPEEGRRVMAEMAIHGLVRGENGLAVYVMCELPSNVVLAGEFARVFDGFSIGSNDLTQLTLGLDRDSAGVAGLFDERHPAVRTMVAMAIAGAHAAGRKIGICGQAPSDYPEFARFLVERGIDSLSLNPDAALKTRLLVARVEEELSRPS is encoded by the coding sequence ATGCTGCAGGTTGAGCGACACGATTCCCAGCGCCGGTTGCCTCGCGATCGGGCTCTGGTGTTGCGCTTGGGTGAAGTGGGCCTTGCCGACATCGACAAAGTCGGGGGCAAGAACGCCTCTTTGGGCGAGATGCTCCGCCAGTTGAGCGCCGAGGGCATTCGTGTGCCGGAAGGTTTTGCCACTACCGCCTTTGCCTATCGCGAATTTATTGCCCACAACGGCCTGGAAGCCAGGTTGCGCGACCTGTTTTCGGGTCTGGACACGGAGGACATCGAGCAGTTGCGCCGTGTGGGCGAGCAGGCTCGCGCTCTGGTGCTCGCCTCGGCTTTGCCGGAGCGCCTGCAGGAGCATATCCGGGCAGGCTATCGCGAGCTGTGCGGGCGCTACGGGGCGGACACCGACGTGGCGGTGCGCTCCAGCGCCACCGCCGAGGATTTGCCCGAGGCCAGCTTTGCCGGTCAGCAGGAGACCTATCTGGGGGTGCAGGGCGAGGAGGCGGTACTGGCAGCCTGCAAGCGCTGTTACGCATCGCTGTTTACCGACCGGGCCATCTCCTACCGGCAGTTGATGGAATTCGATCACTTCGAAGTGGCCCTTTCGGTGTGCATCCAGAAGATGGTTCGATCGGATCTGGCGGGTGCCGGGGTGATGTTTTCGATCGACCCGGAGACGGGGTTTGCGAACGTTGTGCACATCGCCGCCGGTTGGGGCCTGGGCGAACTGGTGGTGCAGGGCGCCGTCAACCCGGATGAGTACGTTATCTTCAAGCCGACGCTGGAGCGCGGATTTTTTCCCATCCTCGCCAAGCGCCCCGGCAGCAAAGAGCGCAAGCTCGTCTACGGCGAGACCGGTCCGATCACCGTCGAGACCTCCCCCGCTGAGCGGTCGAGTTTTGTGCTCGAAGAGGCCGAAATTCTCGAACTGTCCCGGTGGGCGGTGCTCATCGAGCGGCACTACAGCCGGGTGCGCGGGGTGAACACCCCGATGGACATCGAATGGGCCAAAGATGGCCGCACGGGGGAACTGTTCATCGTGCAGGCCCGTCCCGAGACGGTGCAGTCGCACAAAAGCGCCCAGACCCTGGTGCACTGGCACCTGAAGGGCACGGCCCCGGTGCTTGCCACGGGCCGCGCGGTCGGGGAGGGCGTCGGCCAGGGCCGCGCCCGGGTGATCCGCGATCCAAGTCAACTCGAAGCTTTCGAAAAAGGCGAAGTCCTGGTCACCGACCGCACCGACCCGGACTGGGAACCGATCATGAAAAAGGCGGGCGCCATCGTCACCAACCAGGGCGGCCGCACCTGTCACGCTGCTATCATCGCCCGCGAACTGGGCATCCCGGCTATCGTCGGCACCGGGGAGGCCACCCGCCGCATCGCGGGCGGCGACCTGGTCACCGTCGCCTGCTGCGAGGGCGAGGAGGGCCGGGTCTACGCCGGGGCTGTGCCCTGCGAGCGCACGGAGGTCGCCATCGACGCCCTGCCCCGGCCGCGCACCCGGATACTGCTCAACGTCGGCAACCCGGCGGAAGCCTTTCGCCTCGCCGCCATTCCCAACGACGGCGTCGGTCTGGCGCGGCTGGAATTTATCATCGCCAACCACATCCAGGTGCATCCGCTGGCGCTGTTGCACTTCGAGCAGCTGCCCGAGGGCGACGAAAAAACGCGCCTGGCCGCCCTCACCGAGGGCTATGGCGAGCGGGCCGAGTACTTCGTCGAACACCTGGCGCGGGGGGTGGCGACCATCGCCGCCGCCTTCTATCCCCAGCCGGTGATCGTGCGTCTGTCGGATTTTAAGTCCAACGAGTACGCGAACTTGCTGGGCGGGCGGCACTTCGAGCCGCTCGAAGAAAACCCGATGCTGGGCTGGCGGGGCGCCTCGCGCTACTACGACGAGCGCTACCGCGCCGCCTTTGCCCTCGAATGCCGCGCCCTGAAGCGGGTGCGCGACCAGATGGGCTTCACCAACGTCGTGGTGATGGTCCCTTTTTGCCGCACCCCCGAAGAAGGTCGCCGGGTGATGGCCGAGATGGCAATTCACGGTCTGGTGCGCGGCGAAAACGGCCTGGCAGTCTACGTGATGTGCGAATTGCCGAGCAACGTCGTCCTTGCGGGCGAATTCGCCCGGGTCTTCGACGGATTTTCGATCGGCTCGAACGACCTCACCCAACTCACCCTCGGTCTCGACCGCGACTCGGCCGGGGTGGCGGGCCTGTTCGACGAGCGCCACCCGGCGGTCAGGACGATGGTGGCGATGGCCATCGCGGGTGCCCATGCCGCCGGGCGCAAAATCGGCATCTGCGGCCAGGCTCCGAGCGACTACCCCGAATTTGCCCGCTTCCTGGTGGAACGGGGCATCGACTCGCTGAGTCTCAATCCCGACGCTGCCCTCAAGACCCGGCTGCTGGTGGCCCGCGTCGAGGAGGAACTCTCCCGGCCGTCCTGA
- a CDS encoding DMT family transporter: MSMHRSTGRWQLGLALALLTMFLWGILPIALSIALQAIDVYTLTWARFTAAGGLLLGLLAVRRRLPPLGKLTAASWGLLAAAAVFLGGNYWLYLEGLSLTTAANAQVLIQLAPVLLSLGALVIFKERYSPLQWTGMGVLVAGFALFFREQLQGLLSSPGAYLTGSTFVLAAATSWAIYALAQKQLLRVLPSAGIMLVLYGGCALLFTPFAQPAVLRGLDTLHTAALVFCAFNTLVAYGAFAEALEHWEASRVSAVLALTPLVTLGADWGFAQLWPGLIKPDVLTGLGVFGAVLVVTGSLAMALGNTGKR, encoded by the coding sequence ATGTCTATGCACCGCAGCACTGGGCGCTGGCAGTTGGGATTGGCCCTGGCCCTGCTTACGATGTTCCTCTGGGGGATACTGCCGATTGCTTTGAGTATTGCCCTGCAGGCGATCGATGTGTACACGCTTACCTGGGCGCGCTTTACGGCGGCGGGCGGATTGCTGTTGGGGCTTCTGGCCGTGCGCCGCCGGTTGCCGCCTTTGGGGAAGCTCACCGCCGCCAGTTGGGGGCTTCTGGCGGCGGCGGCCGTATTTTTGGGGGGCAACTACTGGCTGTACCTTGAAGGGCTGTCCCTGACGACCGCGGCCAATGCCCAGGTGCTCATCCAGCTCGCCCCGGTGCTGTTGAGCCTGGGGGCGCTCGTCATCTTCAAAGAGCGCTACTCGCCGTTGCAGTGGACGGGTATGGGGGTGCTGGTGGCGGGCTTCGCGCTCTTTTTTCGCGAGCAGTTGCAGGGGCTGCTCAGCAGCCCGGGGGCCTACCTGACGGGCAGCACCTTTGTCCTGGCGGCGGCCACAAGTTGGGCGATTTATGCCCTGGCCCAGAAACAGCTGTTGCGGGTGCTGCCCTCGGCAGGGATCATGCTGGTACTCTACGGCGGCTGCGCGCTATTGTTTACACCCTTTGCCCAGCCCGCGGTCCTGCGGGGTCTGGATACCCTGCACACGGCCGCGCTGGTGTTTTGTGCCTTCAATACGTTGGTGGCCTACGGCGCGTTTGCCGAGGCGCTCGAACACTGGGAGGCTTCGCGGGTGAGCGCGGTCCTGGCGCTCACCCCCCTGGTTACCCTCGGGGCGGATTGGGGCTTCGCCCAGCTGTGGCCGGGACTCATCAAGCCGGACGTACTGACGGGCCTCGGGGTGTTCGGGGCAGTGTTGGTCGTGACGGGTTCGCTGGCCATGGCCCTGGGCAATACCGGCAAGCGCTGA
- a CDS encoding pentapeptide repeat-containing protein: MQHLPSAPARAAAFLEMAPEERRRVLKELGLNRYAGFLVLMSASEANIVCVSRFLRHPERVKFPDLRGAELAGLDLAEINWIRGDLSGADLRGCRLVRANLLFARLEAANLDGADLRGAALAETVWTGATVTGCRFGAGLGLGEAARRDLAARGGLFGLSDFG; encoded by the coding sequence ATGCAACACCTGCCGAGCGCCCCGGCGCGCGCCGCCGCTTTTCTGGAAATGGCTCCCGAGGAACGCCGCCGGGTGCTGAAGGAATTGGGCCTGAACCGCTACGCAGGCTTTCTGGTGCTGATGAGCGCGAGTGAGGCAAATATCGTCTGTGTCTCACGATTTTTGCGCCACCCTGAGCGGGTGAAATTTCCGGACCTGCGCGGAGCGGAACTTGCGGGGTTGGATTTGGCTGAGATCAACTGGATCCGCGGCGATCTGAGCGGCGCGGACCTGCGCGGCTGCCGGCTGGTGCGGGCGAACTTGCTCTTTGCCCGTCTGGAGGCCGCCAATTTGGACGGCGCGGACCTGCGCGGCGCCGCACTCGCCGAAACGGTCTGGACCGGGGCGACGGTCACCGGTTGCCGCTTCGGGGCGGGGCTCGGCCTGGGGGAAGCCGCGCGCCGGGATCTGGCGGCGCGCGGCGGTCTGTTTGGCCTTTCGGACTTTGGCTGA
- a CDS encoding penicillin acylase family protein — protein MKFVPWRKILLRASLGLLILAGAAVGGVYFWLAGSLPVTAGRVRLAGIKAPVEIRRDADAVPHIRALSEADALFGLGYVHAQDRLWQMEYQRRIGQGRLAEVLGEAALETDRFLRTVGTGRAAKSAWQRTRPATRRLIEAYTAGINAFIASRRGRQLPVEFALLGFEPEPWKPEDVVVWSKIMALNLGGNWSDEILRSELAARLGPERAARLLPAYTADGPVILPGKGHNAAAAVPSPVPAALRPGSLLALSDKVHTLLGGESLAVGSNNWVVAGSRTASGKPMLASDPHLGHQIPSVWYLAHVEGGNFNAIGATLPGLPGFPIGHNGRIAWGVTNLEADVQDLFIEQLDAGERHYRAKGRWQPLTVISEVIKVKGKPAVPIAVRITRHGPLISDAVKGTAQPLALRWAALDPEDHTIEAYLGVNTASDWRDFTRALANFHAPMQNFVYADRAGNIGYYAAGAVPVRSSGDGTAPVPAQDDRYAWRGYVPFGALPHTYNPPRGFVATANNRAVSGGYPYVLSTNWAPPYRAERIVERLAAARKLTAQDMADLQGDVQSTYVRRLLPLLLRVEGSDARSRQAVALLRGWDGRLTGESAAAAVFWAWHQRIPEALFADELGADLAGKYLRLGGMLGKVLPGALAGEGGWCDDAATRPPEDCREILKRALAAGLDDMARRQGSDNPADWRWDRVHRAVFAHAPFDKVETLKPLFSRSIGNGGDSFTVNVAPVNRKEPYNQFVGVSYRQIVDFGALEASRFIHTTGQSGHFLSGDYAAYLDRWRRLEYVPMRFGHRAVEAATRATLVLEP, from the coding sequence ATGAAATTTGTTCCCTGGCGCAAGATCTTGCTGAGGGCCTCGCTGGGCTTGCTGATCCTGGCCGGTGCGGCCGTGGGTGGTGTTTACTTCTGGCTCGCGGGCAGCCTGCCTGTCACCGCAGGCCGCGTGCGCCTGGCCGGGATCAAAGCCCCGGTCGAGATTCGGCGCGATGCCGACGCCGTGCCCCATATCCGCGCCCTCAGCGAAGCGGACGCCCTGTTCGGCCTGGGCTACGTCCACGCCCAGGATCGGCTCTGGCAAATGGAGTACCAGCGCCGCATCGGCCAGGGCCGCCTCGCCGAGGTCCTGGGGGAAGCGGCCCTCGAAACCGACCGATTTTTGCGCACGGTCGGAACCGGCCGGGCGGCCAAGAGCGCCTGGCAGCGCACCCGACCGGCCACCCGCCGGCTCATCGAGGCCTACACCGCCGGGATCAACGCCTTTATCGCCAGTCGCCGCGGCCGGCAGTTGCCGGTGGAATTTGCCCTGTTGGGCTTCGAGCCGGAACCCTGGAAGCCCGAAGATGTCGTGGTCTGGTCGAAGATCATGGCGCTCAACCTGGGGGGCAACTGGAGCGATGAAATTTTAAGAAGTGAACTTGCCGCCCGACTCGGCCCCGAGCGGGCCGCCCGTTTGCTGCCTGCCTACACCGCCGACGGCCCCGTCATTCTGCCCGGCAAAGGGCACAATGCCGCCGCTGCGGTCCCGTCTCCCGTGCCTGCGGCGTTGCGCCCGGGGAGTTTGCTGGCCCTGTCGGACAAAGTCCACACGCTTTTGGGCGGCGAATCGCTCGCGGTCGGCAGCAACAACTGGGTGGTGGCAGGCAGCCGCACCGCCTCCGGCAAACCGATGCTTGCCAGCGACCCGCACCTGGGCCATCAGATTCCCTCGGTCTGGTATCTGGCCCACGTCGAAGGGGGAAATTTCAACGCCATCGGCGCTACCCTCCCGGGTTTGCCCGGCTTTCCGATCGGCCACAACGGCCGCATCGCCTGGGGGGTGACCAACCTCGAAGCGGACGTCCAGGATCTATTTATCGAACAACTCGACGCCGGTGAGCGCCATTACCGGGCCAAGGGTCGCTGGCAACCGCTCACGGTGATAAGCGAAGTGATCAAAGTCAAAGGGAAGCCGGCGGTGCCGATCGCCGTGCGCATCACCCGCCACGGCCCGCTCATCAGCGATGCCGTCAAAGGGACAGCCCAACCGCTCGCCCTGCGCTGGGCCGCCCTCGACCCGGAGGACCACACCATCGAAGCCTATCTGGGGGTCAACACCGCCTCGGACTGGCGAGATTTCACCCGCGCCCTGGCAAACTTTCACGCCCCGATGCAGAACTTTGTCTACGCCGATCGAGCGGGCAACATCGGCTACTACGCCGCCGGGGCGGTGCCGGTGCGCTCCTCCGGCGACGGCACCGCCCCGGTCCCCGCTCAGGACGACCGTTATGCCTGGCGGGGCTACGTTCCCTTCGGTGCCTTGCCCCACACCTATAATCCGCCCCGGGGTTTCGTTGCCACCGCCAACAACCGGGCGGTCTCCGGCGGCTATCCCTACGTACTGAGCACCAACTGGGCGCCTCCTTACCGGGCGGAGCGCATCGTCGAGCGACTGGCCGCAGCCCGCAAGCTGACGGCCCAAGACATGGCCGACCTGCAGGGGGATGTGCAGTCGACTTACGTGCGCAGGCTGTTGCCGCTGCTGTTGCGCGTCGAGGGCTCCGACGCGCGCTCGCGGCAGGCTGTCGCCCTGTTGCGCGGTTGGGACGGCAGACTCACCGGCGAGAGCGCCGCCGCCGCCGTCTTCTGGGCCTGGCACCAGCGCATTCCCGAGGCGCTGTTTGCCGACGAGTTGGGCGCGGATCTGGCCGGCAAGTATCTGCGCCTGGGCGGCATGCTGGGCAAAGTGCTTCCCGGCGCCCTGGCCGGTGAGGGCGGTTGGTGCGACGATGCGGCCACCCGTCCGCCGGAAGATTGCCGCGAGATCTTAAAGCGCGCCCTGGCGGCGGGTCTCGATGATATGGCCCGTCGCCAGGGCAGCGACAATCCGGCCGACTGGCGGTGGGATCGGGTGCACCGGGCCGTCTTCGCCCACGCACCCTTCGACAAAGTCGAGACGCTCAAGCCGCTCTTTAGTCGCAGCATCGGCAACGGCGGCGACAGCTTCACGGTCAACGTCGCCCCGGTCAACCGCAAAGAACCGTACAACCAGTTCGTCGGCGTCTCCTACCGGCAGATCGTCGATTTCGGTGCGCTTGAAGCTTCCCGCTTCATCCACACCACCGGCCAGTCGGGGCACTTCTTGAGCGGCGACTACGCGGCCTATCTCGATCGCTGGCGGCGGCTGGAATACGTGCCGATGCGCTTCGGACACCGGGCGGTCGAAGCGGCGACCCGCGCCACGTTGGTGCTGGAACCCTGA
- the rsmA gene encoding 16S rRNA (adenine(1518)-N(6)/adenine(1519)-N(6))-dimethyltransferase RsmA has product MYTLKRFGQHWLNDGAVLDRIVAAAGLAGGDRVLEIGPGLGSLTARLLRLAPVVAVEIDRRAVAQLQRQFGGDERFVLVEGDILREAFPEDANVVVANIPYNISGPILAKLTGSAAQPIRRFRTIVLLVQKELGQRIAAPPGSRTYGALSVRLQYLAECELLFEVPPRCFTPPPKVDSVVIRLTPRPFAVQADDPAHFEVLVTRAFATRRKMLKNCLKGWVDGDKLLAAFASLGINPDARAEDLSVEHFVQLSNRLGER; this is encoded by the coding sequence ATGTACACTCTCAAACGTTTTGGTCAGCACTGGCTCAACGACGGGGCGGTTCTCGATCGGATCGTGGCGGCCGCCGGGCTCGCCGGTGGCGACCGGGTGCTCGAGATTGGCCCGGGTCTGGGCAGTCTCACCGCCCGGCTGTTGCGCCTTGCCCCGGTGGTGGCCGTCGAAATCGACCGGCGGGCGGTGGCCCAGTTGCAGCGGCAGTTCGGCGGCGACGAGCGCTTCGTGCTGGTGGAGGGGGATATTCTGCGCGAAGCTTTCCCGGAGGATGCCAACGTCGTGGTGGCCAACATTCCTTACAACATCAGCGGCCCAATCCTAGCCAAGCTTACCGGCAGCGCGGCACAGCCCATTCGGCGCTTCCGCACCATCGTGTTGCTGGTGCAGAAGGAACTGGGCCAGCGCATCGCCGCCCCACCCGGCAGCCGCACCTACGGCGCGCTCTCGGTGCGACTGCAGTACCTGGCCGAGTGCGAACTGCTCTTTGAAGTTCCGCCCCGCTGCTTCACCCCGCCGCCCAAGGTCGATTCGGTGGTGATTCGCCTCACGCCGCGCCCCTTTGCTGTGCAAGCCGACGATCCTGCCCACTTCGAGGTGCTCGTCACCCGCGCCTTCGCCACCCGCCGCAAGATGCTCAAAAACTGCCTCAAAGGCTGGGTAGATGGCGATAAGCTTCTCGCTGCTTTTGCCTCGCTAGGTATCAATCCGGACGCCCGCGCCGAGGATTTGAGCGTCGAGCACTTCGTGCAGCTCAGTAACCGGTTGGGGGAGCGCTAA
- the minC gene encoding septum site-determining protein MinC codes for MGAISRATLICNLCAQARSRPAMQTLPNSLPTQVTFKGTLEGLRLLIPVVLPWEEVVLQLQHRLNAGERLWQGGAVVILEVGERLLDGPQLQAVTEMLAAQQLHLTRVRTVRRQTAVAAAVAGLSVDQKESPPEESPDKPPALRGQAEPLYLQTTLRSGMSLVHPGTVIVVGDVNPGAEIVADGDILVWGTLRGVAHAGAHGNTRALIFALRLRPIQLRIADRVARASDEPPAAPQPEVAYIQENTIHIAITTEFARRW; via the coding sequence GTGGGCGCAATATCCCGTGCTACACTAATCTGCAACCTTTGCGCCCAAGCTAGAAGCCGCCCGGCCATGCAGACTCTGCCCAATTCCCTCCCCACCCAGGTTACCTTCAAGGGGACTCTCGAAGGGTTGCGGCTGCTCATCCCGGTCGTTTTGCCCTGGGAAGAAGTGGTGCTGCAACTGCAGCACCGGCTCAACGCCGGGGAGCGCCTCTGGCAGGGAGGGGCGGTGGTGATTTTGGAAGTCGGCGAACGGCTGTTGGACGGCCCGCAACTGCAGGCTGTCACCGAAATGCTCGCAGCCCAACAGCTGCACCTGACGCGGGTGCGCACCGTGCGTCGTCAGACGGCGGTGGCGGCGGCGGTGGCTGGGCTATCCGTCGATCAAAAAGAATCTCCCCCGGAGGAGAGCCCCGACAAACCCCCGGCCCTGCGCGGGCAGGCCGAACCGCTCTATCTACAGACGACCCTGCGCTCGGGGATGAGCCTGGTGCATCCCGGCACGGTGATCGTGGTGGGCGATGTCAACCCGGGTGCGGAGATCGTCGCCGACGGCGACATTCTCGTGTGGGGAACCCTCAGGGGCGTCGCCCACGCCGGTGCCCACGGCAACACGCGGGCGCTGATTTTTGCTTTGCGCCTCAGGCCCATCCAGTTGCGCATCGCCGATCGCGTGGCGCGCGCCTCCGACGAACCGCCCGCCGCCCCGCAGCCGGAGGTGGCCTACATTCAAGAGAACACCATTCATATCGCTATTACAACGGAGTTTGCCCGGAGGTGGTAA